The genomic stretch CCTTCCGGGTGGAACAGCGGGTATTCGCTGCGGAACAGGGCCCGGTCTCCTTCTTCGCTGTCGGGATCGGGGCGCACGTCGTAGCGGACAATGACGATGCCGCCGGCGCCCCCCTGCGGCGTACTGGCGGTGGTGGACAGGGTCAGCCGCGGCAGGTTGTCCTGGTTCTTCTCCAGCACGAAGAGGGTTTTTGGGTTTTCCTGGCGCAGATAGGTGCCGCGGACCTCCTTGCCGAGGCGATCGCAGAGTACCCTGGCCTGGTGGTAGGCGGCGCTGTCCGCCTCTACGCGCTCCTTGGCGGAGCTGACCGAACTGAAAACGCCGTAGATGGTCAGCATGACCGTGGCGGCGATGGCCACGGCGATCGTGATTTCGATGAGGGTGAACCCCGCTTGGCGTCCAGGCATTACGTCACCATCAGTCAAAAATAAAGGAGTTCAGCTCAACTCCCTCCTGGCGGGCCGCCTCGCCCCACAGGACCGCCACCGTCACCATTTTCACGGAAGGCAGGGGCGTGTCGCTGTAGGTCACCTGCCAGCGGTAGTCGGCGAAGGGCTCCTCGAAGGGGGCTTCATCCTCACGCACCTGTAAGGTGCCCTGCTCGGCCTCGACTTCGATCTGGGCCATCCTCTGCTGCGCCAGCAGCGTGGCCTGGGTGGTATGCTGCAGGCGTCCATGCACGGCGATGGAACGATTGCCCAGAGTCAGCAGCGTCACCAGGGCGACGCTGACGATGGCCAGGGCGATCATGACTTCGAGCAGGGTGAACCCCGCCTCAGAATTCCCGGTAACCTTCATGCACTTCCGTTTCGGCCGTGAAAGGCCTGATCCGCAGAGTCAGGGTTCGCTTCTGGTCGTCCTGCAGATGGATGATGGTCTCCTCCATCCATCCCACGGGAAAGATGCGGGCGGTCACCTCGCCGGAAGAGCGGCCTCCCGCCCCGGTGATAAAGATATCCTGAAAGCGGGCATCCCCCTTGAGCCGGGTCTCTTTGCCGAAGCGGTCGGCCTCCGTCAGGGTGCCGTCCGTCTCCAGGCGCTGGGCCTTGTAGCTCGACTGCCCCAGGTCGAAGACCAGTCGGTAC from Desulfuromonas sp. KJ2020 encodes the following:
- a CDS encoding type II secretion system protein GspJ; protein product: MPGRQAGFTLIEITIAVAIAATVMLTIYGVFSSVSSAKERVEADSAAYHQARVLCDRLGKEVRGTYLRQENPKTLFVLEKNQDNLPRLTLSTTASTPQGGAGGIVIVRYDVRPDPDSEEGDRALFRSEYPLFHPEGTEQTFYRLASGIEDFQIRCFANGTWHEDWQQGLPQILEINFHLRLGDRTIPFTTAFELQGSRGQG
- the gspI gene encoding type II secretion system minor pseudopilin GspI → MKVTGNSEAGFTLLEVMIALAIVSVALVTLLTLGNRSIAVHGRLQHTTQATLLAQQRMAQIEVEAEQGTLQVREDEAPFEEPFADYRWQVTYSDTPLPSVKMVTVAVLWGEAARQEGVELNSFIFD
- a CDS encoding Tfp pilus assembly protein FimT/FimU, yielding MPTLPTGTSNNARGFTLIELSIVVFLLALFASMTFPMLTGVGQNDLDASARRLAGTVKYLFNEAALEGREYRLVFDLGQSSYKAQRLETDGTLTEADRFGKETRLKGDARFQDIFITGAGGRSSGEVTARIFPVGWMEETIIHLQDDQKRTLTLRIRPFTAETEVHEGYREF